One window from the genome of Streptomyces sp. NBC_01476 encodes:
- a CDS encoding pyridoxamine 5'-phosphate oxidase family protein — protein sequence MRTTETARRDVPERRRDTLERLAGERDIWVATAHPDHGPHQVPLWFRWDGQAVWLCTGEDSATARNVRAEPRVRLALPDTFDVVLLQGDAEHFSDRGVPEGAADGFAAKFGWDPCAEEGPFAYIRVAPTTVLAWRGEPELRGRLLMRGGAWLDWPQPRSTRPPFLTPAPRITAEHTRTAT from the coding sequence ATGCGGACCACGGAAACAGCTCGTCGTGATGTGCCGGAGCGCAGGCGCGACACCCTTGAACGGCTTGCCGGAGAAAGGGACATATGGGTAGCGACGGCTCATCCGGATCACGGCCCGCATCAAGTGCCGCTGTGGTTCCGGTGGGACGGGCAGGCCGTGTGGTTGTGCACCGGCGAGGACTCCGCGACCGCGCGCAATGTGAGAGCGGAGCCCCGCGTGCGTCTGGCACTGCCGGACACCTTCGACGTGGTGCTCCTGCAAGGGGATGCGGAGCACTTCTCCGACCGGGGCGTGCCTGAGGGTGCCGCCGACGGGTTCGCCGCGAAGTTCGGATGGGACCCCTGCGCGGAGGAAGGCCCCTTTGCGTACATCCGCGTGGCCCCGACGACCGTGCTCGCCTGGCGCGGCGAGCCGGAACTGCGCGGCAGACTCCTCATGCGCGGGGGAGCGTGGCTCGACTGGCCTCAGCCGCGGTCAACGCGCCCTCCTTTTCTGACCCCGGCACCGCGGATCACCGCTGAACACACCAGAACCGCCACCTGA